CTTTAATATATGCTATTATCATTATAGCTCAAAAGAATGCATATTCTCTTGAAAACTAATGAATTTTTAGGGTAAAATCCTGCAGGTTTAAATTATTGCTATTTTTGTACACTTGggacataaaaataacttaaatacgATATTATACAAAATACAGATATAATTCTAATTATTTTCTCACAGAAACATCTAAAGTGAACAAGACTGCTGCCAAGATAGTAAAATTGTTGTCATTTACATATATGTACACAAAATTTGCACAACTGAGAAACTCAatgaagattaaaaaaaacatcagCAAACAATACTTTAGTAAATAGGagactaaaatatgaaaaaaatgctatTAATTACCTAGTAAAACTACCAAAAGAATGTTTTTATCCATATGATGTACAATGTCAATGTTTTCACTTGAAAAACAATGAATCTAATAAGGGCTTATAATTGTCCCAAGTGTACAGAGTGATGCTTACCTTAAAATATGTTGTAATAGAAGGCTATGGTACATGCTCATGATATATAATGTGATATTTGATGCAAAGAAAAGGTTGTTAACTTAGCTCTTAATTTATGTTTAAGCCTTGTCAAATATTTCCATCTTATAACTTATggaattataattattatcagcaTATATGTTCATTTTGTAAGTTATTAACAAGAGCACACATCTGCAAAACActattttttctctatattcttcaatgatttgttttgtatgtatacaATTGAAAGATACTGGTATTGTTTTTCATACACTGTAAATATAATAAGTGAAACTGTGTGTTTCTGTCCCAAGTGTACGGAAAATATACAAATATGCTCTTATGAAAACTTCTATATCTTTGacaaattttgatatattgttatgaaacttggcacagttcaTGCATACATCCCGAAGTTTTGTAAATGTAAAGATTTACCACTAGAAATGACACTGTAACTGAGATTATCAAACTTCAAGTGGTACAAGTGTAAAAACCTGACCCTTAAAACTATAAAAAGTTTGATTTTGACACATTCTTTTGTATTACTTTGACTGTTAGactgtttaaatgttgtttatatattgtttttgtaagtatattGAGCTAAAACCGCATAAGACCtgttatgttttaattgttttagtatcaaaatatggtaccaattttacaaaaagttcaatatttttttcagaaatcattagtttgcaattttttcttgtttttcattgCACTTGcccttttgatatatttaactaGAATAACCTTCTAGCTATCTAATTCAATGTATAACTTACTCCTAGCACATGGTTTAAAATTTACCCCTTATTCACGCTCAggcttcattttttttattttcatcctttaaaactttttaaaaagagTACTTACCTAAACTATTCATAACCGTCTGCATTTCCTGAATGTTCTTTGTGACTTCTGGACTTAGATCTTTCATGGCGTCAACGATAGAAGCATCTTGAACCAGAGCAACACAGTGAATCTTCTGATCAAGTTTTGGGTGTTTCTCGAAGCCTGGCATGTCAGATGAGATACTTGCACTGGGATCAAACTGAAGTAAAGCGTTAACGTATTGTATACGTTTTTGCCTCTTTCCTTGATAATGTACGTGgtgttaaaatatttacattttttaaaaattcgaaCTCATCGCATGAAAGCAGTCTGTTTGCAGTAAGGATACACAGTGCAAAAGAACATAAATGAACGATGCAAGCTAGATAATCTAACAATCTAACCGGGAATCTGTCTGCAATATTTCCTTCAAGTATGTAACGCATATTTTCCTTTGTCATAAGATGTTCTTGCTCCAAACCTCTGATGTCACATATTCGGAACTTCAGTGGTATTGGTAATGTACTGCTTCCCGACATCACTGGGTATTTGGTGAACTATGACATAAAACATTGATATCTCTTCATATTTCTTTTAGTTTCAATTAAGTaattacaattaacaaatttattttatgattgcATTGTCCACATATTTGCATGCATGCGCATTTACAATATACAGATCAACCAATTAATAAAATGATTCCATTTTTTTTCACTACCTATTATGCGCTTCGTTTTAAATTTTGGTTGTAATGATTGTTACTGACAGCAAAACCTTAGTAGCGGTAGTAATGCTGATGCTGACAGCAGAAATTGAGGAACGATGCACGTTcatcaaagtttttattttaacacAGAAAGTGAATGTAACTCTATATTTTGAGCAGCCACTTCTTGCTACGTTAAATATCTTTCCTCGGAATACAGAATTGATGGTATTAAACACGCTGGATTTTCCGGCTCCGACACCACCAAACAGCAGGATATTGACCGTTAGGAAATGCACTTCTCCTGTCAGCATATCATTAAAAAGGATCAAAGTTCTCAAGTTCATCTTTAAGTTCAGCCAAAGTCTACAAAACAAATTGGTATCAactaatatcataaaaaatgattttgagtgtacattattttctttttcttttgcctATAACCATTTTACCTGAATCATTACATATATTTCATGTTTGCAATTAAGTTAGTCCGACAAAAATAAGAGCTAAGATGAGTCCTTATAATTGTCTAGGCACTAACCTTAAATATATTGTCCCAGCTGCATGTTTTTCTCCATGGAGTCTGTCTCAATCCATCCAAAACTATTTGACTCATTCTATCTTCTGCAGAGTAAATAGTGACAATATTTAGGAAAATGCATGCATGCGaaatctactattttatttttgataatgttAAATGGTACTTTCCTCGAGGTACAGTCATGTTGTTATAGTATTTCGATCGCAATTTACTTCGTTTGTTCTGTACACTGAAATCTAACTCGCTCTTTCAATTTACCATTCCATAGCAATACAATGTCATGATATATCTAATTATATCTCCGGCTTCCATGTTTACCTTATATATAGTTCTCCTTTATTCAAAGGAAGTGCATGCGTAATCAATATAAACAGTAAAATccgaaatatttagaaaaaaagcttCAGTATTGTTTCAGGAAATCTACACTTTAAATTTCTGTGCagcgatttttaaagttttggccGAGTAGTGATTAAGGTCACATGCTTCTAAGCACTTGCCCTTTTCTGTTGCGGGTTTAAGATCTTTTCATGTGAGTATATCTTCCAGCCAGCTTATAGCAGGTTGATGGTTCTCCCCGGCAGCCAGCCCGTGCCTAAAGTAATGAATGAAGAAGCACTTTGTGTCTTCCTTCACTTTCAAGGCTttgaagtcgccatatgatataTAATTGTCGGTGTTACGTTAACACCCACTTAATCCCCTACACCCCTTCCAAAATAAAGAAAAGTCATGAAATACACAGTATGATCAGTATCCTAAATTGAAAAAAGTAATATAACTTTCACATCCATTTATTTAGTCAGTATGGGTTTTGTAATTTCGGTATccagtttgttttcagtttttttaaggTATTTCGGGAAGGAAGAGAAAATTACATATAAAGTTAAAACATATACTGTAACTTTTCATGTAATTATGTTGTAAATACAGTACACAGTGCATTACGATTACACAAGATTTAGTAAAACACAGGCTCATTATTGCCTCATTATTACATAAAGAGCTATGACTGAAAGCAACATATCAAGACcgtaatt
The sequence above is a segment of the Mercenaria mercenaria strain notata chromosome 3, MADL_Memer_1, whole genome shotgun sequence genome. Coding sequences within it:
- the LOC128555811 gene encoding interferon-induced protein 44-like — protein: MSGSSTLPIPLKFRICDIRGLEQEHLMTKENMRYILEGNIADRFPFDPSASISSDMPGFEKHPKLDQKIHCVALVQDASIVDAMKDLSPEVTKNIQEMQTVMNSLDIPQVVILTKIDTICEATKQDAANAFRSPKVEKCVAKVSEVLGLPRNMVFPMKNYENEYHLDPSVDVIALLTLKGILNNCDAHLFSHYDEIVEHYTVVKRRK